From the Toxotes jaculatrix isolate fToxJac2 chromosome 15, fToxJac2.pri, whole genome shotgun sequence genome, one window contains:
- the LOC121194113 gene encoding GDP-Man:Man(3)GlcNAc(2)-PP-Dol alpha-1,2-mannosyltransferase-like, with protein sequence MAAHDHQQHFSLCFCDLLRLLWSLVVPCAYLSLLLTLVLLLLLLGLRVWLQGRRKARRAQDGGPAVAFFHPYCSAGGGGERVLWCSLRALMHRYPRVSFVVYTGDQGVTGERILEGARQRFNITLPRPVTFIFLRHRGLVEAASYPHFTLLGQSAGSMFLGWEALTAFVPDLYVDSMGYAFTLPIFRYLGGCKVASYVHYPTVSTDMLSVVRERNARFNHADFISRNPALSAVKVVYYCCFALLYGLAGSCSDVVMVNSTWTLGHILALWRSPSRTSIVYPPCDVRAFLDIPLEEEDEDEMEEGWEELGRELGSGEEEDGGGGDRKCHSIVSVGQFRPEKDHRLQIRAFRKLLDGKGDGPGGRESLRLVLIGGCRNQEDEERVLMLRGLCQELGVSDRVDFKLNVPFEELKTELVDATIGLHTMWNEHFGIGVVECMAAGTIVLAHKSGGPKLDIVVPYEGGQTGFLADSEDSYAAAMETILALSPAARLEIRRNARRSVERFSDQEFEACFLAAVETLMSELER encoded by the exons ATGGCAGCACACGATCACCAGCAGCACTTCTCCCTGTGTTTCTGCGACCTCCTCAG GTTGTTGTGGTCCCTGGTTGTTCCCTGCGCCTACCTCAGCCTGCTCCTGaccctggtgctgctgctgctcctgctcggGCTCCGCGTGTGGCTGCAGGGCCGCCGCAAGGCCCGCCGGGCTCAGGACGGCGGCCCCGCGGTGGCGTTCTTCCACCCGTACTGCAGCGCCGGAGGAGGCGGGGAGCGGGTCCTGTGGTGCTCCCTGAGGGCTCTCATGCACCG ATACCCCCGCGTGTCCTTCGTGGTTTACACGGGCGATCAGGGAGTGACCGGGGAGCGGATCCTGGAGGGAGCTCGACAGCGTTTCAACATCACGCTGCCTCGACCCGTCACCTTCATCTTCCTGCGTCACCGCGGCCTGGTGGAGGCCGCGTCCTACCCTCACTTCACCCTGCTGGGCCAGAGCGCCGGCTCCATGTTCCTCG gctggGAGGCTCTGACGGCCTTTGTTCCTGACCTTTATGTGGACTCCATGGGCTATGCCTTCACCCTGCCGATCTTTCGCTACCTGGGAGGCTGTAAGGTGGCGAGCTACGTCCACTATCCCACCGTCAGCACGGACATGCTGTCTGTGGTCAGAGAGAGAAACGCCAG GTTCAACCACGCTGACTTCATCTCCAGGAACCCTGCGCTGAGTGCAGTGAAGGTGGTGTActactgctgctttgctctgctgtACGGCCTGGCCGGTTCCTGCAGCGACGTCGTCATGGTGAACTCCACCTGGACGCTGGGACACATCCTGGCTCTGTGGCGCTCCCCGAGCCGCACCAGCATCGTATACCCACCTTGCGACGTCAGGGCCTTCCTGGACATCccgctggaggaggaggacgaggatgaGATGGAAGAGGGCTGGGAGGAGCTTGGACGGGAGCTGGggagtggagaggaagaggacggAGGGGGAGGGGACAGGAAGTGCCACTCCATCGTGTCAGTGGGTCAGTTCAGGCCAGAGAAGGACCACCGGCTGCAGATTCGAGCGTTTCGCAAACTGTTGGACGGGAAAGGGGACGGCCCCGGGGGGCGAGAGTCCCTGCGGCTGGTGCTGATCGGTGGATGCAGGAACCAGGAGGACGAGGAGAGGGTGCTGATGCTGCGGGGGCTCTGTCAGGAGCTGGGGGTGTCGGACCGAGTCGATTTCAAACTGAACGTCCCGTTTGAGGAGCTGAAGACGGAGCTGGTGGACGCCACCATCGGTCTGCACACCATGTGGAACGAACACTTTGGCATAG GTGTCGTGGAGTGCATGGCTGCGGGCACCATCGTTCTCGCTCACAAGTCCGGAGGTCCAAAGCTGGACATCGTGGTGCCGTACGAGGGCGGACAGACGGGTTTCCTGGCCGACAGTGAGGACAGCTACGCCGCTGCCATGGAAACCATCCTGGCGCTGTCGCCAGCAGCTCGACTGGAGATCCGACGAAACGCCCGGCGCTCCGTGGAACGATTCTCCGACCAGGAGTTCGAGGCGTGTTTCCTCGCTGCCGTGGAGACACTGATGAGTGAACTGGAGCGCTGA
- the LOC121194101 gene encoding serine/threonine-protein kinase Nek5-like isoform X1, whose translation MNNYEVIRQIGEGAFGKAFLVRDRGGGGDRQCVVKQIDLRKMSAREREASKKEVTLLSKMKHPNIVSFTTSFHERGSLYIVMEYCDGGDLMKKINMQRGVPFTEEQIVGWFVQICLGLKHIHDRKILHRDIKSQNIFLTNRGMKAKLGDFGIARMLNNTMELARTCVGTPYYLSPEICESRPYNNKTDIWSLGCVLYELCTLRHPFEGSSLRQLVSKICRGRYNPVSSRYSHDLRLLVAHLFKVNPRDRPSVSSVLRCPFLEKHISKHLDPQVMQEEFSHTTLNRNRAAASQATKTRAGAANTAEKSRGAERPGVAVKKQLAKPDWRVPLRVYSPSHHKPVRQRAGRAAADRDVSGQQSQRFDVQQPVSHYQRYHAQLDAFQRRNKEDVLPPPPLPQEREGERCEDLAAPPVEPYQLVAVARNEYLQRRQEANQYKLRAERQLGLRPCTAERSRRPGHQEQEAGRPEHQHTPQNRRQEGQQEYLHQLDLIRQQYHQEMRQMRLRAEAEAQTRQKHGTFVVETPRDPEASADSEEQHKASPAQDIEAALRQIREEKRDEDRKHKDKFVLQRGIMFEIRLDDKGMKGDAETKKDEKDLDPLNRTLSFQEGEELKLSDWSEVRRGWSQRVPQTLLDALGNMDVNSTYSTAAEAEQGEEAAGRRQWVDGPPDTLLNALAEAELTSSTLDSATADLEPEQYEAEDERTGEEEEDSDVEMDEERLEPRSDDDDTNFEESEDELREAVADSMKNLFVMEDAENTEEREEVDDGMEDREGGGAVNAANPQQTQLELKDSHADVGAGSIERPRESDGQSERSAESHADDDSSLNGEHQTT comes from the exons ATGAACAACTATGAGGTCATCCGTCAGATCGGAGAGGGTGCGTTTGGGAAAGCCTTCCtggtcagagacagagggggaggcggagacagacagtgtgtggtCAAACAGATCGACCTCAGAAAG ATGTCAGCGAGGGAAAGGGAGGCGTCCAAGAAAGAGGTGACACTGCTGTCGAAGATGAAACACCCAAACATCGTCTCCTTCACCACGTCATTTCACG AGAGGGGCAGCCTATATATAGTGATGGAGTACTGTGATGGAGGAGATCTGATGAAGAAGATTAACATGCAGAGAGGAGTCCCCTTCACTGAGGAGCAG ATCGTGGGCTGGTTCGTTCAGATCTGTCTGGGCCTCAAACACATCCATGACAGGAAGATCCTCCACAGAGACATCAAATCTCAG AATATCTTCCTAACCAACAGAGGGATGAAAGCGAAGCTGGGGGACTTTGGAATCGCAAGAATGTTGAATAA CACCATGGAGCTGGCCCGGACTTGTGTCGGGACCCCGTACTACCTCTCCCCAGAGATCTGCGAGAGTCGGCCGTACAACAACAAGAC TGATATCTGGTCTCTGGGCTGTGTCCTGTATGAGCTCTGCACCCTGAGGCATCCA TTTGAAGGCAGCAGTCTGCGGCAGTTGGTCAGTAAAATCTGCAGGGGGCGCTATAACCCAGTATCCAGCCGCTACTCCCATGACCTCCGCCTGCTGGTCGCCCACCTCTTCAAG GTCAACCCCCGTGACCGTCCCTCAGTCAGCTCTGTCCTCAGGTGTCCCTTCCTGGAGAAGCACATCAGCAAACATCTGGACCCGCAG GTGATGCAGGAGGAGTTTAGCCACACGACGCTGAATCGAAATAGAGCAGCTGCATCACAGGCCACGAAAACAAGAGCGGgagcagcaaacacagcag AGAAgtccagaggagcagagaggccGGGGGTGGCTGTGAAGAAACAGCTAGCTAAACCAGACTGGAGAGTCCCACTCAGAGTGTACAGCCCTTCTCACCACAAA CCTGTTCGTCAAAGAGCAGGAcgagcagctgcagacagagacgtCTCAGGGCAGCAGAGCCAAAG GTTTGATGTCCAGCAACCAGTCAGCCACTATCAGCGCTACCACGCCCAGCTGGACGCCTTTCAGAGGAGGAACAAGGAGGacgtccttcctcctcctcctcttcctcaggagagagagggggagcgaTGCGAAGACCTCGCAGCTCCTCCTGTGGAACCGTACCAGCT TGTGGCTGTAGCTCGTAATGAATACctgcagaggagacaggaggccAACCAGTacaagctgagagcagagagacagctg GGTCTGCGTCCATGTACAGCTGAGCGCAGCAGGAGGCCGGGACATCAGGAGCAGGAAGCAGGACGACCTGAGCACCAGCACACACCTCAGAACAGGAGGCAGGAGGGACAGCAG GAGTACCTGCATCAGCTGGATCTCATCCGACAGCAGTATCACCAGGAGATGAGACAGATGAGGCTGAGGGCTGAAGCAGAG GCACAGACACGACAGAAACATGGAACGTTTGTGGTGGAGACACCCAGAGACCCAGAAGCATCAGCAGACAGTGAAGAGCAGCACAAAGCCTCACCTGCACAG gacatTGAAGCAGCTCTGAGGCAGATCAGGGAGGAGAAACGAGatgaggacagaaaacacaaggaCAAG TTTGTTCTGCAGAGGGGAATCATGTTCGAGATTCGATTAGATGACAAAGGGATGAAAGGAGACGCAGAGACGAAGAAAGACGAGAAG GACCTGGACCCTCTGAACCGGACTCTGAGCTTCCAGGAGGGGGAGGAGTTGAAGCTCAGCGATTGGTCGGAggtgaggagggggtggagtcAAAGGGTTCCTCAGACTCTGCTGGATGCACTTGGCAACATGGACGTCAACTCCACCTACAGcactgcagctgaggctgagcaAG GTGAGGAGGCAGCAGGTCGCAGGCAGTGGGTCGACGGCCCCCCCGACACCTTGCTGAACGCTCTCGCCGAGGCCGAACTCACGTCGTCAACTTTGGACTCGGCGACTGCAG ATTTAGAGCCGGAGCAGTACGAAGCAGAGGACGAGAGGacgggggaagaggaggaggactctGATGTGGAGATGGACGAAGAGCGTCTGGAGCCGAGGTCAGACGACGACGACAC GAACTTTGAGGAGTCGGAGGACGAGCTGAGAGAAGCGGTGGCAGACTCCATGAAGAACCTGTTTGTCATGGAAGAcgcagaaaacacagaggaaagggaggaggtggatgatGGGATGGAGGACAGGGAGGGTGGAGGTGCAGTGAATGCTGCAAACCCTCAACAAACCCAACTGGAACTGAAGGATTCACATGCAGACGTCGGCGCAGGATCGATCGAGCGGCCCAGAGAAAGTGACGGTCAGTCCGAGCGTTCAGCCGAGTCTCACGCAGACGATGACTCATCTTTAAATGGAGAGCATCAGACTACCTGA
- the LOC121194101 gene encoding serine/threonine-protein kinase Nek5-like isoform X2: MNNYEVIRQIGEGAFGKAFLVRDRGGGGDRQCVVKQIDLRKMSAREREASKKEVTLLSKMKHPNIVSFTTSFHERGSLYIVMEYCDGGDLMKKINMQRGVPFTEEQIVGWFVQICLGLKHIHDRKILHRDIKSQNIFLTNRGMKAKLGDFGIARMLNNTMELARTCVGTPYYLSPEICESRPYNNKTDIWSLGCVLYELCTLRHPFEGSSLRQLVSKICRGRYNPVSSRYSHDLRLLVAHLFKVNPRDRPSVSSVLRCPFLEKHISKHLDPQVMQEEFSHTTLNRNRAAASQATKTRAGAANTAEKSRGAERPGVAVKKQLAKPDWRVPLRVYSPSHHKPVRQRAGRAAADRDVSGQQSQRFDVQQPVSHYQRYHAQLDAFQRRNKEDVLPPPPLPQEREGERCEDLAAPPVEPYQLVAVARNEYLQRRQEANQYKLRAERQLGLRPCTAERSRRPGHQEQEAGRPEHQHTPQNRRQEGQQEYLHQLDLIRQQYHQEMRQMRLRAEAEAQTRQKHGTFVVETPRDPEASADSEEQHKASPAQDIEAALRQIREEKRDEDRKHKDKRGIMFEIRLDDKGMKGDAETKKDEKDLDPLNRTLSFQEGEELKLSDWSEVRRGWSQRVPQTLLDALGNMDVNSTYSTAAEAEQGEEAAGRRQWVDGPPDTLLNALAEAELTSSTLDSATADLEPEQYEAEDERTGEEEEDSDVEMDEERLEPRSDDDDTNFEESEDELREAVADSMKNLFVMEDAENTEEREEVDDGMEDREGGGAVNAANPQQTQLELKDSHADVGAGSIERPRESDGQSERSAESHADDDSSLNGEHQTT, encoded by the exons ATGAACAACTATGAGGTCATCCGTCAGATCGGAGAGGGTGCGTTTGGGAAAGCCTTCCtggtcagagacagagggggaggcggagacagacagtgtgtggtCAAACAGATCGACCTCAGAAAG ATGTCAGCGAGGGAAAGGGAGGCGTCCAAGAAAGAGGTGACACTGCTGTCGAAGATGAAACACCCAAACATCGTCTCCTTCACCACGTCATTTCACG AGAGGGGCAGCCTATATATAGTGATGGAGTACTGTGATGGAGGAGATCTGATGAAGAAGATTAACATGCAGAGAGGAGTCCCCTTCACTGAGGAGCAG ATCGTGGGCTGGTTCGTTCAGATCTGTCTGGGCCTCAAACACATCCATGACAGGAAGATCCTCCACAGAGACATCAAATCTCAG AATATCTTCCTAACCAACAGAGGGATGAAAGCGAAGCTGGGGGACTTTGGAATCGCAAGAATGTTGAATAA CACCATGGAGCTGGCCCGGACTTGTGTCGGGACCCCGTACTACCTCTCCCCAGAGATCTGCGAGAGTCGGCCGTACAACAACAAGAC TGATATCTGGTCTCTGGGCTGTGTCCTGTATGAGCTCTGCACCCTGAGGCATCCA TTTGAAGGCAGCAGTCTGCGGCAGTTGGTCAGTAAAATCTGCAGGGGGCGCTATAACCCAGTATCCAGCCGCTACTCCCATGACCTCCGCCTGCTGGTCGCCCACCTCTTCAAG GTCAACCCCCGTGACCGTCCCTCAGTCAGCTCTGTCCTCAGGTGTCCCTTCCTGGAGAAGCACATCAGCAAACATCTGGACCCGCAG GTGATGCAGGAGGAGTTTAGCCACACGACGCTGAATCGAAATAGAGCAGCTGCATCACAGGCCACGAAAACAAGAGCGGgagcagcaaacacagcag AGAAgtccagaggagcagagaggccGGGGGTGGCTGTGAAGAAACAGCTAGCTAAACCAGACTGGAGAGTCCCACTCAGAGTGTACAGCCCTTCTCACCACAAA CCTGTTCGTCAAAGAGCAGGAcgagcagctgcagacagagacgtCTCAGGGCAGCAGAGCCAAAG GTTTGATGTCCAGCAACCAGTCAGCCACTATCAGCGCTACCACGCCCAGCTGGACGCCTTTCAGAGGAGGAACAAGGAGGacgtccttcctcctcctcctcttcctcaggagagagagggggagcgaTGCGAAGACCTCGCAGCTCCTCCTGTGGAACCGTACCAGCT TGTGGCTGTAGCTCGTAATGAATACctgcagaggagacaggaggccAACCAGTacaagctgagagcagagagacagctg GGTCTGCGTCCATGTACAGCTGAGCGCAGCAGGAGGCCGGGACATCAGGAGCAGGAAGCAGGACGACCTGAGCACCAGCACACACCTCAGAACAGGAGGCAGGAGGGACAGCAG GAGTACCTGCATCAGCTGGATCTCATCCGACAGCAGTATCACCAGGAGATGAGACAGATGAGGCTGAGGGCTGAAGCAGAG GCACAGACACGACAGAAACATGGAACGTTTGTGGTGGAGACACCCAGAGACCCAGAAGCATCAGCAGACAGTGAAGAGCAGCACAAAGCCTCACCTGCACAG gacatTGAAGCAGCTCTGAGGCAGATCAGGGAGGAGAAACGAGatgaggacagaaaacacaaggaCAAG AGGGGAATCATGTTCGAGATTCGATTAGATGACAAAGGGATGAAAGGAGACGCAGAGACGAAGAAAGACGAGAAG GACCTGGACCCTCTGAACCGGACTCTGAGCTTCCAGGAGGGGGAGGAGTTGAAGCTCAGCGATTGGTCGGAggtgaggagggggtggagtcAAAGGGTTCCTCAGACTCTGCTGGATGCACTTGGCAACATGGACGTCAACTCCACCTACAGcactgcagctgaggctgagcaAG GTGAGGAGGCAGCAGGTCGCAGGCAGTGGGTCGACGGCCCCCCCGACACCTTGCTGAACGCTCTCGCCGAGGCCGAACTCACGTCGTCAACTTTGGACTCGGCGACTGCAG ATTTAGAGCCGGAGCAGTACGAAGCAGAGGACGAGAGGacgggggaagaggaggaggactctGATGTGGAGATGGACGAAGAGCGTCTGGAGCCGAGGTCAGACGACGACGACAC GAACTTTGAGGAGTCGGAGGACGAGCTGAGAGAAGCGGTGGCAGACTCCATGAAGAACCTGTTTGTCATGGAAGAcgcagaaaacacagaggaaagggaggaggtggatgatGGGATGGAGGACAGGGAGGGTGGAGGTGCAGTGAATGCTGCAAACCCTCAACAAACCCAACTGGAACTGAAGGATTCACATGCAGACGTCGGCGCAGGATCGATCGAGCGGCCCAGAGAAAGTGACGGTCAGTCCGAGCGTTCAGCCGAGTCTCACGCAGACGATGACTCATCTTTAAATGGAGAGCATCAGACTACCTGA
- the itm2bb gene encoding integral membrane protein 2Bb isoform X2 — protein MVKVSFNSALAQKDVKKDAETLIPEEDKDAEAALPVRHQSRAWCWCMCLGLALMLSGVVVGGAYLYRYYILEEGQVFVCGVNYREEDFMMREEEEVEVELPSQFHLRQLEERIRVLEREQVELINVPVPEFDEGDPADIVHDFQRRLTAYLDLSLNKCYVIPLNTSIVMPPKDFLELLINVKAGTYLPQSYLVHEEMMVTERLEHVDQLGYFIYNLCHGKDTYKLQRRDRILGMQKREALNCHKIRHFESKFVVETLICEP, from the exons ATGGTTAAAGTGTCTTTTAACTCGGCTTTGGCCCAGAAAGATGTGAAAAAGGACGCAGAAACTCTTATTCCCGAGGAGGACAAA gATGCGGAGGCGGCTCTGCCGGTCCGTCACCAGTCCCGGGCCTGGTGCTGGTGCATGTGCCTGGGTCTGGCCCTCATGCTGTCTGGGGTGGTGGTTGGAGGAGCCTACCTGTACCGTTACTACATCCTGGAG GAGGGTCAGGTCTTTGTGTGCGGGGTGAACTACCGTGAGGAAGACTTCATGATgcgggaggaagaggag GTGGAGGTGGAGTTGCCAAGCCAGTTCCACCTGCGGCAGCTGGAAGAGAGGATCCGGGTTCTGGAGAGGGAGCAGGTGGAGCTCATCAACGTCCCCGTACCTGAGTTCGACGAAGGAGACCCGGCAGACATCGTCCATGACTTCCAGCGG AGGTTGACTGCCTACCTGGATCTGAGCCTCAACAAGTGCTACGTCATCCCGCTCAACACCTCCATCGTCATGCCCCCCAAGGACTTCCTGGAGCTGCTCATCAATGTCAAG gCCGGCACCTACCTGCCTCAGTCTTACCTGGTCCATGAGGAGATGATGGTGACCGAGCGCCTGGAGCACGTCGACCAGCTCGGCTACTTCATCTACAACCTCTGCCACGGCAAAGACACCTACAAGCTGCAGCGCAGAGACAGGATTCTGG GCATGCAGAAGCGTGAAGCTCTGAACTGCCACAAGATCCGTCACTTCGAGAGCAAGTTTGTGGTGGAGACTCTGATCTGTGAGCCTTAA
- the itm2bb gene encoding integral membrane protein 2Bb isoform X1, producing the protein MVKVSFNSALAQKDVKKDAETLIPEEDKDAEAALPVRHQSRAWCWCMCLGLALMLSGVVVGGAYLYRYYILEVSKQPRQGWGSSSYDSEEGQVFVCGVNYREEDFMMREEEEVEVELPSQFHLRQLEERIRVLEREQVELINVPVPEFDEGDPADIVHDFQRRLTAYLDLSLNKCYVIPLNTSIVMPPKDFLELLINVKAGTYLPQSYLVHEEMMVTERLEHVDQLGYFIYNLCHGKDTYKLQRRDRILGMQKREALNCHKIRHFESKFVVETLICEP; encoded by the exons ATGGTTAAAGTGTCTTTTAACTCGGCTTTGGCCCAGAAAGATGTGAAAAAGGACGCAGAAACTCTTATTCCCGAGGAGGACAAA gATGCGGAGGCGGCTCTGCCGGTCCGTCACCAGTCCCGGGCCTGGTGCTGGTGCATGTGCCTGGGTCTGGCCCTCATGCTGTCTGGGGTGGTGGTTGGAGGAGCCTACCTGTACCGTTACTACATCCTGGAGGTGAGCAAGCAGCCCCGACAAGGGTGGGGAAGTTCCTCCTACGACAGTGAG GAGGGTCAGGTCTTTGTGTGCGGGGTGAACTACCGTGAGGAAGACTTCATGATgcgggaggaagaggag GTGGAGGTGGAGTTGCCAAGCCAGTTCCACCTGCGGCAGCTGGAAGAGAGGATCCGGGTTCTGGAGAGGGAGCAGGTGGAGCTCATCAACGTCCCCGTACCTGAGTTCGACGAAGGAGACCCGGCAGACATCGTCCATGACTTCCAGCGG AGGTTGACTGCCTACCTGGATCTGAGCCTCAACAAGTGCTACGTCATCCCGCTCAACACCTCCATCGTCATGCCCCCCAAGGACTTCCTGGAGCTGCTCATCAATGTCAAG gCCGGCACCTACCTGCCTCAGTCTTACCTGGTCCATGAGGAGATGATGGTGACCGAGCGCCTGGAGCACGTCGACCAGCTCGGCTACTTCATCTACAACCTCTGCCACGGCAAAGACACCTACAAGCTGCAGCGCAGAGACAGGATTCTGG GCATGCAGAAGCGTGAAGCTCTGAACTGCCACAAGATCCGTCACTTCGAGAGCAAGTTTGTGGTGGAGACTCTGATCTGTGAGCCTTAA